Proteins from a genomic interval of Alteromonas macleodii ATCC 27126:
- a CDS encoding putative bifunctional diguanylate cyclase/phosphodiesterase, with translation MSDGTTHSTPSGSDRAALLERRLKRERNAREQAEALLREKTQSLYATLQKSQSAQKDLELALWASQESFWNWEAENDIMEFRSFSLHSESVSTWSGTLIELLERVHEDDLDGLQFHWSMALHGNRDRIEFSFRLKLDSDFQWVRLRGRVLKRGKAGEALHIVGTTKDITQQRKAEQSFHLMASAFASSREPMLVLSPDLVITECNDAYIQLIAAPFKEQCIGLDFNQIFIAEKVDKVQLALDKQIRFESKVKTQNGEIKVVDISVALFETYQQTSSYLIATMRDISDRKRNEAKLRQLALHDELTGLSNRNSLRESISGLVQKEQHFILVFIDLDGFKAINDNAGHERGDIELQRVGALLTAIFGPIGEVGRWGGDEFIAVLPNQNVEEIAERSERLISQIEEDAITVKTSELRLSASIGIAEFPEHSDNLESLVQCADAAMYRAKELGKGQAFIYESGLYESMTQQVSMVNDLRRTVENHLLDFYIQGKYDLNGELKGGEVLCRWISGLHGVVSPAVFIPIAEEHKLDSAIGLQALEAACDYISIMESQQGDAIPLSVNISANQMLDPEFPNQAMSICMDNDVSPEFIELELTESVFIRDEKSALRALNTLREHGFRLSLDDFGSGFSSLSYLRSFQFEVVKVDKSLIQGIHQDSKANALFNGLIAMLKSLQIDVVAEGVELESYLPFMEQADIQLMQGFYFDKPMPYDQFLARHTTEPNR, from the coding sequence ATGTCAGATGGAACAACGCATAGCACGCCTTCTGGTAGCGACCGTGCTGCGTTACTTGAAAGGCGTTTAAAGCGAGAGCGAAATGCGAGAGAGCAAGCCGAAGCTTTGCTAAGAGAAAAGACGCAAAGTTTGTATGCTACGCTTCAAAAAAGCCAAAGTGCACAGAAAGATTTGGAACTTGCACTATGGGCGTCGCAGGAGTCTTTTTGGAATTGGGAGGCAGAGAATGACATTATGGAATTTCGCTCATTCTCACTACATTCTGAAAGTGTATCTACCTGGTCAGGCACCTTAATTGAGCTTCTAGAGCGGGTACATGAGGACGATTTAGACGGTCTGCAGTTTCACTGGAGCATGGCGCTACACGGCAATCGTGACCGTATAGAGTTTTCTTTTCGCTTAAAGCTCGACAGCGATTTTCAGTGGGTAAGGCTGCGCGGGCGCGTGCTGAAGCGCGGAAAAGCGGGTGAAGCGCTTCATATTGTTGGCACCACAAAAGACATTACTCAGCAGCGCAAAGCCGAACAATCGTTTCACTTGATGGCCTCTGCTTTTGCGAGCTCACGTGAGCCCATGTTAGTACTCTCACCTGATCTTGTTATCACAGAATGTAACGATGCATATATTCAGCTGATTGCTGCGCCTTTCAAAGAGCAATGCATTGGTTTGGATTTCAACCAAATATTCATTGCTGAGAAAGTCGATAAAGTGCAGTTGGCGCTTGATAAACAAATTCGCTTCGAGTCGAAAGTGAAGACGCAAAACGGTGAAATTAAGGTTGTCGATATCTCGGTGGCTTTGTTTGAGACCTACCAGCAAACGTCATCTTATTTGATTGCCACAATGCGCGACATCAGCGATAGAAAACGAAACGAAGCCAAACTACGTCAACTGGCATTGCACGATGAGTTAACTGGCCTTTCCAATCGCAATTCGCTGCGTGAGTCCATCTCCGGGTTAGTACAAAAAGAGCAGCACTTTATTTTGGTCTTTATTGATCTGGACGGGTTCAAAGCAATTAACGATAACGCAGGGCATGAAAGAGGGGATATTGAGCTTCAGCGCGTAGGAGCGCTCCTTACTGCCATATTCGGCCCGATAGGGGAAGTCGGCAGGTGGGGTGGTGATGAGTTTATTGCCGTATTGCCTAATCAGAATGTTGAGGAAATTGCTGAACGCTCTGAGCGGCTTATCAGCCAGATAGAAGAAGACGCCATAACCGTAAAAACGTCGGAGCTTAGGCTGTCTGCCAGTATTGGCATTGCTGAATTTCCAGAACATAGTGATAACCTAGAAAGCTTGGTGCAGTGTGCCGACGCCGCAATGTACCGTGCGAAAGAGCTGGGTAAAGGGCAAGCGTTTATTTACGAGTCAGGTCTCTATGAGAGCATGACCCAGCAGGTCAGTATGGTGAATGACTTGCGCAGAACAGTAGAGAACCACCTTCTCGATTTCTATATTCAGGGTAAATATGATCTAAACGGTGAGTTAAAAGGCGGTGAAGTACTGTGTCGCTGGATTTCAGGCTTACACGGTGTTGTATCGCCGGCAGTGTTTATTCCCATAGCAGAAGAGCACAAGCTGGACAGCGCCATTGGTCTTCAAGCGCTGGAAGCGGCATGTGATTACATTTCAATAATGGAATCGCAGCAGGGTGACGCCATTCCTTTGTCTGTGAATATCAGTGCTAACCAGATGCTTGACCCAGAATTTCCAAATCAGGCAATGTCTATCTGTATGGATAATGATGTGTCTCCCGAATTTATTGAACTAGAGCTCACTGAGTCGGTCTTTATTCGCGATGAAAAATCAGCACTTAGAGCATTAAACACGTTGAGAGAGCATGGGTTTAGACTGTCTCTGGATGATTTTGGCAGTGGCTTTTCATCTCTTAGCTACTTGCGAAGTTTCCAGTTTGAAGTGGTTAAGGTGGATAAAAGCTTAATTCAGGGTATTCACCAAGATAGCAAAGCCAATGCGCTATTTAATGGTCTGATAGCCATGTTAAAGAGTTTGCAAATAGATGTGGTGGCTGAAGGCGTAGAGTTGGAGTCTTATTTGCCTTTCATGGAGCAGGCCGACATTCAGCTAATGCAGGGGTTTTACTTTGATAAACCAATGCCTTACGATCAGTTCTTGGCAAGGCATACTACTGAGCCTAATCGGTAA
- a CDS encoding DUF1338 domain-containing protein yields MHSNIDTLFSNMWDDYVTITPSAHKIHALLAGEENTNDIVNDHVAFRTFALDKTRLDKLAAHFLALGYEAKGDYDFEAKKLTAKHFEHPDDTKPKVFISELRVNELSETAQAIIKKMVDQMPESVVDADNFLYSGKHWDVTKAEYDTLLSESEYAAWMAAWGFRANHFTVSVNHLTRTDELTDVNTLLKEAGFVLNTSGGEIKGGPDVFLAQSSTMADRADVAFSDETVAIPSCFYEFAQRYEMPDGKLYKGFVAASADKIFESTNAK; encoded by the coding sequence ATGCATAGCAACATCGATACGTTGTTTAGCAACATGTGGGACGATTACGTTACCATCACTCCCTCAGCGCATAAAATTCATGCACTTTTGGCGGGTGAAGAAAACACGAACGACATCGTTAACGACCATGTAGCTTTTCGAACTTTTGCTCTTGATAAAACCCGCTTAGACAAGCTTGCTGCGCACTTCTTAGCATTGGGTTATGAAGCTAAAGGCGACTATGACTTTGAAGCGAAAAAGCTTACTGCAAAGCATTTCGAGCACCCTGACGATACTAAACCAAAAGTATTTATTAGTGAGCTTCGTGTAAATGAGCTTTCTGAAACTGCTCAAGCAATTATCAAGAAGATGGTTGATCAAATGCCTGAGTCTGTAGTGGATGCAGATAACTTCTTGTACTCGGGTAAGCATTGGGACGTTACTAAAGCAGAATACGACACACTGCTTAGCGAATCAGAATACGCGGCGTGGATGGCGGCATGGGGCTTCCGTGCTAACCACTTTACAGTAAGTGTTAATCACTTAACCCGTACTGACGAGCTTACCGACGTAAACACATTGCTTAAAGAAGCAGGCTTTGTGCTAAACACCTCTGGCGGCGAAATTAAAGGTGGTCCAGACGTATTTTTAGCGCAATCTTCAACGATGGCTGACCGTGCTGACGTAGCGTTTAGCGACGAAACTGTGGCAATTCCAAGCTGCTTCTACGAATTTGCACAGCGTTATGAAATGCCTGATGGTAAGCTTTACAAAGGCTTTGTTGCCGCATCGGCAGATAAAATCTTTGAAAGCACCAATGCTAAGTAA
- the astD gene encoding succinylglutamate-semialdehyde dehydrogenase: MLHTHFINGEWVAGQGHDLASIDPAKNEVIWEGKSATASQIDDAINAARAALPAWSMKTVEERLEIIKVYGTKLEEAKAHLAKVMAKETGKPEWETATEVGAMMGKIGISEKAYFERTGNVENPMPVGKAFIRHKPHGVVAVFGPYNFPGHLPNGHIVPALIAGNTVVFKPSDLTPMVAQEMVKLWDAAGLPAGVLNLVQGEVETGKALASHNDIDGLFFTGSSRTGKILHEQFAGHPGKILALEMGGNNPLIVKDVADVDAAVHDIVQSAFITSGQRCTCARRLFLPADAQGDAILARLIEVTKNIKVGDYDAEDQPFMGAMISSNAAALMVKAQQELENLGGKVLVRLEQKDENKGFATPGIIDVTDMLASLPDEEHFGPLLKVIRYSDFDAAIAEANNTSFGLSAGLLGDNEEDYRYFFARIRAGIVNWNRPITGASSAAPFGGVGDSGNHRASAFYAADYCAYPVASVELDKVIMPGKLSPGLSM; the protein is encoded by the coding sequence ATGCTACATACACATTTTATCAACGGTGAATGGGTTGCCGGACAAGGTCATGACTTAGCGTCAATTGACCCTGCAAAAAACGAAGTGATTTGGGAAGGTAAGTCTGCGACAGCCTCTCAAATTGATGACGCAATTAACGCTGCTCGTGCTGCACTTCCAGCATGGAGCATGAAAACCGTTGAAGAGCGTCTTGAGATTATTAAGGTTTATGGCACTAAACTAGAAGAAGCTAAAGCGCACCTTGCCAAAGTTATGGCTAAAGAAACGGGTAAGCCAGAATGGGAAACTGCCACTGAAGTTGGCGCCATGATGGGCAAAATTGGTATTTCTGAAAAAGCCTATTTTGAACGCACGGGTAACGTTGAAAACCCAATGCCTGTAGGTAAAGCCTTCATTCGACACAAGCCTCACGGCGTTGTTGCTGTATTTGGCCCATACAACTTCCCTGGCCACCTGCCAAACGGACACATTGTTCCAGCCCTTATTGCAGGTAACACAGTTGTGTTTAAACCAAGCGATTTGACGCCTATGGTTGCACAAGAAATGGTGAAGCTATGGGATGCTGCTGGCCTGCCAGCGGGTGTACTCAACCTAGTACAAGGTGAAGTTGAAACAGGTAAGGCTTTGGCGTCGCATAACGATATCGATGGTCTTTTCTTTACGGGTAGCTCACGCACAGGAAAAATCTTGCACGAGCAGTTCGCAGGTCACCCAGGTAAAATTTTGGCTCTTGAAATGGGTGGTAACAACCCACTCATTGTTAAAGATGTGGCTGATGTTGATGCTGCTGTACATGACATCGTTCAGTCTGCTTTCATTACGTCCGGTCAGCGCTGTACGTGTGCACGTCGCCTATTCTTACCAGCCGATGCACAGGGTGATGCAATCCTTGCTCGCTTAATCGAAGTGACCAAGAATATTAAGGTGGGTGATTATGACGCTGAAGATCAACCATTTATGGGCGCAATGATCTCAAGCAATGCCGCTGCACTGATGGTAAAAGCACAGCAAGAGCTTGAAAACCTTGGTGGTAAAGTACTGGTTCGCCTTGAACAAAAAGACGAGAACAAAGGTTTTGCTACTCCTGGCATCATTGATGTGACTGACATGCTTGCTTCACTGCCTGACGAAGAACACTTTGGTCCACTACTTAAAGTGATTCGTTACAGCGATTTTGACGCAGCTATCGCAGAAGCGAATAACACCAGCTTTGGCTTATCAGCAGGTCTTCTAGGCGACAACGAAGAAGATTATCGCTACTTCTTCGCACGCATTCGCGCGGGCATCGTAAACTGGAATAGACCTATTACAGGTGCAAGCAGCGCAGCGCCATTTGGTGGCGTGGGCGACAGCGGTAACCACAGAGCAAGTGCGTTTTATGCAGCCGACTACTGTGCGTACCCAGTTGCTTCAGTTGAGCTTGATAAAGTTATTATGCCGGGCAAATTAAGCCCAGGCTTGTCGATGTAA
- the astA gene encoding arginine N-succinyltransferase, which yields MNIIRPITKADYNALKEIAVESGIGFTSLPVNDELLQRKIDRAETAFNKPNVTEPGDESYLFVMEDTTTGQVVGTTGIEAAVGIDDAFYHYHLSKVVHASRELNIHNTVDILTFCNDYTGVTEICTLFLREQARGGINGRFLSKVRFLFMMEHRERFSETVIAEMRGVSDEEGRSPFWEWLETHFFSMDFPTADYLTGIGNKVFIAELMPKYPIYVNLLSKEAQEVIGEVHDKTRPALQLLEEEGFSCRGYVDIFDAGPTVEANLSHIRTAQSSLKLPVVIDDSAAAQGQTHYIINTSVSDFRAVATEMTVSEEKQVAVLSRQAAAALNVKEGEHVRFAPVTFRD from the coding sequence ATGAATATCATTCGCCCTATCACGAAGGCCGACTATAACGCGCTTAAAGAAATCGCCGTTGAATCAGGTATTGGCTTTACGTCTTTACCTGTCAACGACGAGTTGCTGCAGCGTAAAATTGATCGTGCAGAAACTGCGTTTAACAAACCAAACGTAACCGAACCTGGCGATGAGTCATACTTGTTTGTAATGGAAGATACCACTACCGGACAGGTAGTGGGAACAACAGGTATTGAAGCGGCTGTTGGTATAGACGATGCGTTCTATCATTACCACCTAAGCAAAGTAGTGCACGCCTCGCGCGAGCTTAACATTCACAACACGGTAGACATTCTAACGTTTTGTAATGACTACACCGGTGTTACTGAAATATGTACGCTGTTTCTTCGCGAACAAGCCCGCGGCGGCATAAACGGCCGCTTCCTTTCAAAGGTTCGATTCTTGTTCATGATGGAGCACCGTGAACGCTTCTCAGAGACAGTTATTGCTGAAATGCGTGGTGTGAGTGACGAAGAAGGACGCTCACCATTTTGGGAGTGGTTGGAAACCCATTTCTTTTCAATGGATTTTCCTACTGCCGACTACTTAACAGGCATTGGTAATAAAGTGTTTATTGCTGAACTTATGCCGAAGTACCCGATATACGTAAATCTGCTTAGCAAAGAAGCGCAAGAAGTCATTGGCGAAGTTCATGACAAAACACGCCCTGCTCTTCAGCTTCTTGAAGAAGAAGGCTTTTCTTGCCGCGGCTATGTAGACATTTTCGACGCAGGCCCGACGGTAGAAGCAAACTTAAGCCACATCCGCACGGCTCAGTCGAGTTTAAAACTGCCTGTAGTGATTGACGATAGCGCTGCTGCCCAAGGGCAAACGCACTACATCATTAACACATCAGTATCTGATTTTCGTGCAGTTGCCACCGAGATGACGGTAAGCGAAGAAAAGCAAGTTGCCGTACTATCTCGCCAAGCCGCTGCTGCATTGAATGTCAAAGAGGGAGAGCACGTACGCTTCGCCCCCGTTACATTCAGAGATTAA
- a CDS encoding aspartate aminotransferase family protein, translating to MNVTRATFDDVMVPNYNPAGMVPVRGEGSRVWDQDGAEYIDFAGGIAVNVLGHCHPELVKALNEQGSKLWHLSNVFTNEPALRLAKKLNDATFSDKVYFANSGAEANEAALKLARRWALDKHGEDKNQIIAFNKGFHGRTFFTVTVGGQAAYSDGFGPKPGAVDHCDYNDLAAFEALISDKTCAVMMEPLQGEGGIIPPDADFVKGVRELCDKHNALLIFDEVQSGVGRTGHLYAYMGLGVTPDILTTAKSLGGGFPIGAMLTTADVAAHLKPGTHGSTYGGNPLACAVAEKALDIVNQPEVLEGVLKKEALFRELLGAINEKYNVFEEVRGQGMLLGCALNEKYQGRARDFMMAATKENLMCLVAGMNVIRFAPSLVIPDEDIKEGLARFERAVAAVVNAE from the coding sequence ATGAACGTAACTCGCGCTACATTTGATGATGTAATGGTTCCTAACTATAACCCGGCAGGTATGGTACCTGTTCGAGGTGAAGGTTCACGCGTATGGGATCAAGATGGAGCTGAGTACATCGACTTTGCAGGCGGTATTGCAGTTAACGTTTTAGGTCACTGTCACCCAGAGCTTGTGAAAGCTCTTAATGAACAAGGCAGCAAGCTTTGGCACTTAAGCAACGTTTTCACTAACGAGCCAGCCCTTCGTTTAGCTAAAAAGCTAAATGACGCAACGTTTTCAGATAAAGTTTACTTCGCAAACTCAGGCGCAGAAGCGAACGAAGCAGCATTGAAGCTAGCTCGTCGCTGGGCGCTGGACAAGCACGGTGAAGACAAAAACCAAATCATCGCTTTCAACAAAGGTTTCCACGGCCGTACCTTCTTTACCGTAACAGTAGGCGGTCAAGCTGCTTACTCTGACGGTTTTGGTCCTAAGCCAGGCGCTGTTGACCACTGTGACTACAACGATTTAGCTGCCTTTGAAGCGCTAATTTCTGACAAAACCTGCGCGGTAATGATGGAACCGCTTCAGGGTGAAGGCGGTATTATTCCACCTGATGCAGATTTCGTAAAAGGCGTTCGCGAGCTTTGTGACAAGCACAACGCATTACTTATTTTTGACGAAGTTCAGTCGGGTGTTGGTCGTACTGGTCACCTTTATGCCTACATGGGTCTTGGCGTAACACCTGATATCCTAACAACCGCAAAATCTCTTGGTGGCGGCTTTCCAATTGGTGCCATGCTTACCACAGCAGACGTCGCTGCACACCTTAAGCCAGGTACCCACGGTAGTACTTACGGTGGTAACCCACTAGCCTGTGCTGTTGCGGAAAAAGCGTTAGATATCGTGAACCAGCCAGAAGTGCTTGAAGGTGTACTTAAGAAAGAAGCCCTATTCCGTGAACTACTAGGTGCTATCAATGAAAAGTACAACGTATTTGAAGAAGTACGTGGTCAAGGCATGCTGTTGGGTTGTGCGTTGAATGAGAAATACCAAGGCCGTGCACGTGACTTCATGATGGCTGCAACGAAAGAGAACCTTATGTGTCTTGTTGCTGGCATGAACGTTATTCGTTTTGCGCCTTCACTGGTTATTCCTGATGAAGACATCAAAGAAGGTCTTGCACGTTTTGAACGCGCCGTTGCTGCCGTTGTAAACGCCGAATAA
- a CDS encoding HDOD domain-containing protein — translation MTMGATTPPTIDDRFENMIISPERVLEMLGRRKVGEVSFEQSEQGDARRLLLHVEKVAIENKRLQEKTEASYLESVSHHLHEILLGELTEQLSYTDELVQNVLNLPENIGELLDALSVKACSVSKLEPIAATMPWLYDELIVVVNTPQFRRKDSRGRIIVVETLRTALSFLGIENLRTLIPSLILKRAMPQITDPYPLIKQKLTPYTTGVAITAKRLAALTDLNKNQAYTLAMLSNLGRCVVTRLYFKLFDKIQLHLLQECQKDKEQKRHEALLKVAPSANHLIALQQEFADAVSADILEWMHLMRLPIAEPMRACADKVPAQPKTLSKVLHQARTYTQIRMLHQLKLVEMKEVKPLFMEQRYPAGALEKLKTIDIFTLPLVKNEENH, via the coding sequence ATGACAATGGGGGCAACCACACCGCCCACGATAGATGATCGTTTTGAAAATATGATCATATCGCCAGAGCGAGTGCTGGAAATGCTAGGAAGGCGCAAGGTGGGAGAAGTAAGCTTCGAGCAATCGGAGCAAGGTGATGCGCGCAGGCTGCTACTGCACGTTGAAAAAGTGGCGATTGAAAACAAGCGCCTTCAAGAGAAAACCGAAGCGTCATACCTTGAATCAGTGAGTCACCATCTTCACGAGATCCTTCTAGGTGAATTAACAGAGCAGCTAAGCTATACCGACGAGCTCGTTCAAAACGTACTTAACTTGCCCGAAAATATCGGCGAGCTTCTTGATGCACTTTCCGTGAAAGCATGCTCGGTTTCGAAACTAGAGCCAATCGCCGCAACCATGCCATGGCTTTATGATGAACTGATCGTTGTGGTGAATACTCCACAATTTAGACGCAAAGACTCCCGTGGGCGTATCATTGTTGTAGAGACACTGCGCACAGCATTGAGCTTTTTGGGTATTGAAAACCTACGCACATTGATACCGTCGCTCATCTTAAAGCGTGCTATGCCTCAGATTACCGACCCTTACCCGCTAATTAAACAAAAGCTTACGCCTTATACAACTGGCGTTGCCATAACGGCGAAACGCCTTGCAGCACTTACGGATTTAAACAAAAACCAGGCTTATACCCTTGCGATGCTTAGTAATTTGGGGCGTTGTGTCGTAACAAGACTTTACTTCAAACTGTTCGATAAAATTCAGCTACATCTGTTGCAAGAATGCCAGAAAGACAAAGAGCAAAAGCGACATGAAGCGCTACTCAAAGTGGCTCCTTCAGCCAACCACCTTATTGCTCTACAGCAAGAATTCGCAGATGCAGTCAGCGCGGATATTCTGGAGTGGATGCATTTAATGCGCTTGCCTATTGCAGAACCTATGCGAGCGTGTGCCGATAAAGTACCCGCACAGCCTAAAACACTCAGTAAGGTACTTCATCAAGCCCGAACCTACACACAAATTCGGATGTTACATCAGTTAAAGCTTGTTGAAATGAAAGAAGTAAAGCCGCTTTTCATGGAGCAACGCTACCCTGCAGGTGCACTCGAAAAACTCAAAACCATTGATATTTTCACCCTTCCTTTGGTGAAAAACGAAGAGAATCATTAA
- a CDS encoding anthranilate synthase component II, whose translation MLLLIDNFDSFTHNLARYFTELSVDVEVVRNNALTLDDISRLAPSQLVISPGPCTPNEAGISLSAIEHFAGKIPILGVCLGHQAIGQVFGAKVVGAQEIKHGKVSPLTHRNSGLFKGLPNPFNVTRYHSLVLDPASLPASLSVDAWCETAKGTKEIMAISHNHHPIWGVQYHPESLLTEHGHSVLDAFLQFKSI comes from the coding sequence GTGTTGCTGTTAATTGATAACTTCGATTCGTTCACTCATAACCTCGCTCGGTATTTCACTGAGCTCAGCGTCGACGTTGAAGTGGTGCGAAATAACGCACTGACCTTAGACGACATATCTCGCTTAGCGCCTTCACAGTTAGTTATTTCACCGGGACCATGCACGCCTAACGAAGCGGGTATCAGCTTATCTGCGATTGAACATTTTGCAGGCAAGATTCCTATTTTAGGTGTATGCCTGGGTCATCAAGCTATAGGTCAAGTGTTTGGTGCCAAGGTAGTAGGTGCACAAGAGATTAAGCATGGAAAAGTTTCACCCCTAACACACCGCAACAGTGGCCTGTTCAAAGGCTTACCTAACCCGTTTAACGTGACGCGCTACCACTCATTGGTTTTAGATCCCGCATCGCTACCTGCCTCACTGAGTGTTGATGCATGGTGTGAAACCGCAAAGGGCACAAAGGAAATCATGGCAATTTCCCATAATCATCACCCTATTTGGGGCGTGCAGTACCACCCCGAGTCACTGCTTACCGAACACGGTCATAGCGTACTGGATGCATTTCTTCAGTTTAAATCAATTTAA
- the trpS gene encoding tryptophan--tRNA ligase produces the protein MSNKPVVLSGCQPSGQLTLGNYMGALKQWVSMQDDHDCLYMIVDLHAITVRQDPKQLAEACLDGLSLYLACGIDPQKSTLFLQSHVPEHAQLSWVLNCYAQMGELNRMTQFKDKSAKNENNINVGLYSYPVLQAADILLYQADKVPVGEDQKQHLELTRDIATRVNNLYGDVFRLPDPYIPDFGARIMSLQEPEKKMSKSDNNPNNFIGLLEDPKKLAKKIKRAVTDSDEQANIYFNPTEKPGVSNLLTLLSLATGKSIKELEPEYTDKMYGHLKGDVADAVVALLEPIQARYAEIRADRAYLDDVMSQGAEKASARAAETLAKVYKAVGFIPKP, from the coding sequence ATGAGTAATAAACCCGTTGTATTAAGTGGCTGTCAGCCTTCAGGACAACTTACCCTTGGCAATTACATGGGTGCACTTAAACAGTGGGTTTCCATGCAAGACGACCACGACTGCTTATATATGATAGTGGATTTGCATGCTATTACTGTACGACAAGACCCTAAGCAGCTTGCTGAAGCTTGTCTAGACGGCCTTTCTCTTTACCTTGCTTGCGGTATTGATCCACAAAAAAGTACTCTGTTTTTGCAATCCCATGTGCCTGAACATGCACAGCTATCTTGGGTATTGAATTGTTACGCCCAAATGGGTGAGCTTAATCGCATGACTCAATTCAAAGATAAGTCTGCGAAGAACGAAAATAACATTAATGTAGGCTTATACAGCTACCCTGTACTCCAAGCAGCAGATATTTTGCTATACCAAGCAGATAAAGTACCGGTAGGTGAAGATCAGAAGCAGCACCTTGAATTGACTCGTGACATTGCTACACGTGTTAACAATCTATACGGCGATGTATTTCGTCTACCTGACCCGTATATCCCAGACTTTGGCGCGCGCATCATGAGCCTTCAAGAGCCTGAAAAGAAGATGTCTAAGTCTGACAACAACCCGAATAACTTCATCGGCTTATTAGAAGATCCTAAGAAGTTAGCCAAGAAAATCAAACGTGCCGTGACCGACTCTGACGAGCAAGCTAATATCTACTTTAACCCAACTGAAAAACCAGGCGTGTCTAACTTACTGACCCTACTTTCACTTGCGACGGGTAAATCAATTAAAGAGCTTGAGCCTGAATATACTGACAAAATGTATGGCCACCTTAAAGGTGATGTTGCAGACGCTGTGGTTGCTCTACTTGAACCCATTCAGGCCCGCTATGCTGAAATTCGCGCAGACAGAGCATATCTTGACGACGTAATGAGTCAGGGTGCTGAGAAAGCGTCAGCGCGAGCGGCTGAAACTTTGGCTAAAGTATACAAAGCAGTCGGCTTTATTCCAAAGCCATAA
- the rpe gene encoding ribulose-phosphate 3-epimerase, with amino-acid sequence MKPFLIAPSILSADFARLGEDVEKVLEAGADVVHFDVMDNHYVPNLTFGPMICEALRNYGITAPIDVHLMVKPVDDLIEKFANAGACYISFHPEASEHIDRSLQLIIDAGCKPGLVFNPATPLHYLDHVMDKLHHILIMSVNPGFGGQKFIPSTLDKVRAVKQRVLESGYDIRIEIDGGVKVDNIREIAEAGADMFVAGSAIFSQPDYSDVIEQMRNELASLSKA; translated from the coding sequence ATGAAACCATTCCTAATTGCTCCATCAATACTATCGGCCGATTTCGCTCGACTTGGCGAAGACGTAGAAAAGGTATTAGAGGCTGGCGCTGATGTGGTGCATTTCGATGTAATGGATAACCACTATGTACCCAATCTTACGTTTGGGCCAATGATTTGCGAGGCGTTAAGAAACTACGGCATTACCGCTCCCATTGATGTGCACCTAATGGTGAAGCCCGTCGATGACTTAATTGAAAAATTCGCGAATGCAGGGGCCTGCTATATTAGTTTTCACCCAGAAGCGTCTGAGCACATAGACCGCTCTCTACAGCTTATTATCGATGCAGGTTGCAAGCCGGGGCTCGTATTTAACCCAGCAACGCCACTACATTACCTTGACCACGTCATGGACAAACTGCACCACATTCTTATTATGTCGGTTAACCCAGGGTTTGGTGGTCAAAAGTTTATTCCTAGCACCTTAGATAAAGTACGCGCGGTGAAACAGCGTGTATTAGAAAGCGGCTACGATATTCGAATTGAAATTGACGGTGGCGTAAAAGTCGATAACATTCGCGAAATAGCGGAAGCGGGCGCGGATATGTTTGTGGCTGGTTCGGCTATTTTTTCTCAACCCGACTACAGCGATGTCATTGAGCAAATGCGCAATGAACTAGCGTCACTGTCTAAAGCATAA